The window AGACGTGGATCGCACGGTGCGCGGACCTGGGGTTCCGATTCGTGCGCATTAACCCCGGGTCGCCGTTCAGCGCGCACCACGGGGAGGTTCCTCCGAGGCATCTCGTCGAAGCGCTGGTCGAGCTAGGCCGATACGCCGGCATGCGCGGAGTACGACTGCTCGTCGAGAATCACGGTGGCCCTTCGAGCGACCCCGCGTGGATGAACGCCCTGCTGGATTCCGTGGGACCGGAATCCCTCGGGTTGCTCCTCGACCTAGGAAACTTCGACACCATCATCGCCCCGCTGATGGCCGCGATGCTCGACACCGCCGTGGAGGCGCCGACCGATCCGTTCGCGGGCATCGATCTCGAGCCGGTATACGAAGGCATCAAGGCGCTTGCCGGGCGCGCCGAACTGGTGCACGTGAAGGCCCACCGGGTCGGCGACGACGGAACCGTCGGCATCATCGACCTGCCCCGTGCTCTTGCCATCCTCAGCGCGCACCAGTACGAGGGGCCTCTCACGGTCGAATACGAGGGCGATGGCGGCGACCCCTGGGGCAAAACCTACCGCGTGCTGCAACTCACCGCGTCCGTCACCGCCGGATGATCCGCTCCATCAGCAAGGAAGATGCAATGTCAATAGAAAACCGAGACCGCGTGGACGTTCTGATCGTCGGCAGCGGGCCAGCCGGATCGATGTATGCGCGCACCATCGGCGAATTAACCCCCCACGCCCGCATCCTCATGGTCGAGGCGGGTCCGAGCGTGCCTGGCATTCGCGGCGACCACACACAGAACATGACTGATGATGAGCGATCGGCC is drawn from Leifsonia shinshuensis and contains these coding sequences:
- a CDS encoding sugar phosphate isomerase/epimerase family protein, translated to MNLLSVSSYSVREQLGPASFSYVDGEGAPQTLVFDFPKVVELADYPAIAAQRFGVRAVEAAAFQFTGVEDANLDLFAASARSAGVELLNIAVDTGDLLQTDLGKRTADITELKTWIARCADLGFRFVRINPGSPFSAHHGEVPPRHLVEALVELGRYAGMRGVRLLVENHGGPSSDPAWMNALLDSVGPESLGLLLDLGNFDTIIAPLMAAMLDTAVEAPTDPFAGIDLEPVYEGIKALAGRAELVHVKAHRVGDDGTVGIIDLPRALAILSAHQYEGPLTVEYEGDGGDPWGKTYRVLQLTASVTAG